A part of Cataglyphis hispanica isolate Lineage 1 chromosome 7, ULB_Chis1_1.0, whole genome shotgun sequence genomic DNA contains:
- the LOC126850791 gene encoding polyamine-transporting ATPase 13A3 isoform X2, protein MNTMKGTRANGLLHLKNGVDYVNPGEEDQMEIYGYRRSHVWTIIIWFLIIITGGLLRLVFHWVPHLMLQITHFKCPLEEAETVLLIERFQGKHTSYYVKKLRVLTAREVINKSFNEESLIDEVWDGSTITIKEEKETYPMLSVHLCGGQFKQVPSITTFNCKKLTYVWDPERSEFLKLRGLDTNVLVSTLHQAQGLDPQEQYMRRNVYGNNEIVIPVKSIFTLLCLEVLNPFYAFQLFSFCLWIADDYYYYAMVILVMSSAGIIMAVFQTRRNQQSLRSTVHSSDVATVMRDRTTGQTATVPAERLVPGDLLVIPSHGCLMPCDAVLLTGNCILNESMLTGESVPVTKTPVPSSNDVIYDTKEHARHTLFCGTRIIQTRYYGSEKVLAVVIRTGFNTSKGGLVRSIMYPPPVDFKFEQDSYKFVILLACIASFGVIYTIVTKAMRGVHSSHIALEALDLITIVVPPALPAAMTVGRLVAQRRLESKKIYCTSPRTINVSGSIDCICFDKTGTLTEDGLDMWGLVIVSDRKFQLPVKDIASLPLSEVLIGMVTCHGITIIDNQLVGDPLDLKMFESTGWTLEEPDVSDTSKFSMLFPTIVKPGKDSKLLKRLPSDLAGRLSRQNSMSSDVIDAISLNNDAGFGDSTTELAEQGLEVGIVRQFPFTSSLQRMSVITRTLGANHYDLYCKGSPEMIHSLSRPESIPPDFAAVLQEYTSEGYRVIAIAHKSLNRLPYAKVQRISREAAEVDLTFLALIIMENRLKPETSPVIAELNTACIKTVMVTGDNILTALSVARDCDMVKPNTPVIAVSMIQQNLLKPQIYFTKSDSQPPPVSPNGQADLSEMTDLNSVVSLETVESGSFGNTKLENDINYLSDEVQYSKNKYVFALTGKTWALIRQYYPELIPKVVTRGAIFARMSPDQKQQLVQELQSLGYYVAMVGDGANDCGALKAAHTGLSLSDTESSVASPFTSRETNISCVLTVIREGRAALVTSFGIFKYMAGYSLTQFISVMLLYSIESNLTDFEFLYIDLFIISLFAFFFGRTKAYEGPLVKMAPLNSLISTSPILSLITQLLIVAIFQYTSFWHLQQMPWFMPFNVTASEDKDDVGCLENYTIFIVSSMQYIILAVAFSKGPPYRKSLFTNYGLLTSFVFLSLFSIYLAVCPFTWLVNIFELVLPDDVGFRFILVGYGAANFVIAILVEYLFVEYLVFGKLRYRWHDVDKSRRKFLAIERDMARDLKWPPISQEPLPETAPNVLIRQNVTEIKIEKRITEPCLPADTSFMNSSSPVCASFKHFGSAREVTLNPRSLFDDCRNTVSMQTVPCFEDKDSSPRQLNAEPTVKRRHNSESENGINRYEKPYMNHNTNPIATLPRNPNTTLQPQKLRDFKDVLVHQSDDRASTNTQSVLELDILPS, encoded by the exons ATGAATACAATGAAAG GTACCAGGGCCAACGGTCttctacatttaaaaaatggcgTGGATTACGTCAATCCCGGCGAGGAAGACCAGATGGAAATTTATGG CTACAGACGGAGCCATGTATGGACCATTATTATCTGGTTCCTGATCATCATCACCGGAGGCCTTTTGagactcgtttttcattgggTGCCACATCTGATGCTTCAGATCACTCATTTCAAATGTCCCCTGGAGGAGGCGGAAACTGTTTTGTTGATTGAAAGATTTCAAGGGAAACACACGAgttattatgtgaaaaaattgcgAGTCTTGACCGCTCGGGAAGTTAT aaataaatcatttaatgaaGAATCTCTGATTGATGAAGTGTGGGATGGCAGTACAATTACGATCAAGGAAGAAAAGGAAACCTATCCGATGTTGTCCGTACATCTTTGTGGCGGTCAGTTTAAAC AGGTGCCATCCATCACCACTTTCAACTGTAAAAAGTTGACTTATGTCTGGGACCCAGAAAGATCCGAATTTTTGAAACTGCGCGGCCTCGACACCAACGTTTTGGTGTCCACATTACATCAAGCGCAAGGTCTTGATCCTCAGGAACAGTACATGAG GCGTAATGTCTACGGCAATAACGAGATTGTGATTCCCGTGAAGAGCATATTCACGCTACTCTGCCTCGAAGTGCTTAATCCGTTTTACGCCTTCCAACTGTTCAGCTTTTGTCTGTGGATCGCGGACGACTATTATTACTATGCCATGGTCATTCTCGTGATGTCAAGCGCCGGCATCATAATGGCAGTTTTCCAGACACGACGG AATCAGCAAAGTTTACGTTCGACGGTGCATTCGTCCGACGTCGCTACCGTCATGCGTGACCGCACGACGGGCCAAACGGCGACGGTGCCTGCCGAACGTTTAGTACCCGGTGACCTCCTGGTCATCCCCTCTCACGGATGCCTGATGCCATGCGATGCCGTCTTGCTAACAGGCAACTGTATTCTCAACGAGTCTATGTTGACAGGAGAATCCGTGCCCGTCACGAAGACACCAGTTCCTTCCTCCAACGATGTGATATACGATACCAAAGAACACGCCAGGCATACACTCTTCTGCGGAACCAGAATTATTCAAACAAGATATTATGGCAGCGAAAAA GTATTGGCGGTGGTTATCAGAACAGGTTTCAACACCAGCAAGGGCGGCCTGGTGCGGTCCATTATGTATCCTCCGCCCGTAGATTTCAAGTTCGAGCAGGACTCGTACAAGTTTGTGATATTGTTGGCGTGCATAGCTAGTTTCGGCGTTATTTATACTATTGTAACGAAAGCTATGAGAGGTGTTCATAGCAGCCACATCGCTCTGGAAGCGTTGGATCTCATCACCATCGTGGTGCCGCCGGCGTTGCCAGCTGCCATGACAGTCGGGCGTCTCGTGGCGCAACGTAGGTTGgaaagtaaaaagatatacTGCACGAGTCCGAGAACGATCAACGTATCCGGTTCCATCGATTGCATTTGCTTCGACAAAACTGGAACGTTGACCGAGGACGGTCTGGATATGTGGGGCTTGGTGATCGTTTCGGACAGAAAGTTCCAGTTGCCGGTTAAGGACATTGCTAGTCTGCCGTTGTCCGAGGTTCTTATCGGGATGGTTACGTGTCACGGAATCACCATAATCGATAACCAGCTGGTAGGAGACCCGCTCGATCTGAAAATGTTTGAATCCACCGGATGGACGCTGGAGGAGCCCGATGTATCCGACACATCCAAATTCTCCATGCTTTTCCCGACGATTGTCAAGCCGGGGAAGGACTCCAAGCTTCTCAAAAGATTGCCCAGCGATCTGGCCGGTAGACTCAGTCGACAAAACTCTATGTCTTCCGATGTAATTGACGCTATATCCCTTAATAACGACGCTGGATTCGGTGATTCCACGACTGAACTTGCCGAGCAAGGATTGGAGGTGGGCATCGTTCGGCAGTTTCCCTTCACATCGAGTCTTCAGAGAATGAGTGTAATTACGAGGACACTGGGCGCTAATCATTACGATCTTTATTGCAAGGGCAGTCCGGAGATGATCCATAGTCTCTCGAGACCAGAATCTA tacCTCCGGATTTTGCGGCTGTTTTGCAGGAGTACACATCCGAAGGTTATCGAGTGATTGCCATCGCGCACAAGTCTCTGAACCGTCTTCCGTATGCCAAGGTGCAACGTATAAGTCGCGAGGCCGCCGAAGTCGATTTAACTTTCCTGGCGCTTATAATTATGGAGAACCGACTAAAACCGGAAACCTCGCCGGTGATCGCCGAGCTGAATACTGCCTGTATCAAAACGGTAATGGTAACGGGCGACAATATATTGACCGCCCTTTCAGTAGCCAGGGATTGCGATATGGTGAAGCCGAATACGCCGGTTATCGCTGTCTCGATGATCCAGCAGAATCTGTTAAAGCCACAAATTTACTTCACGAAGAGCGACAGTCAACCACCACCGGTTTCGCCGAACGGCCAGGCCGATCTTAGCGAAATGACTGATTTAAACAGCGTGGTTAGCTTGGAAACCGTCGAGAGTGGCTCTTTTGGCAACACTAAGCTGGAGAATGATATAAACTATCTCTCGGACGA AGTACAATATTCTAAGAACAAGTACGTGTTTGCGTTGACGGGGAAAACTTGGGCTTTGATAAGGCAGTACTATCCGGAATTGATACCCAAGGTGGTCACACGTGGTGCCATATTCGCGAGAATGTCGCCTGATCAGAAACAACAACTGGTTCAGGAATTACAATCCTTAGGCTACTACGTTG CCATGGTCGGAGACGGAGCTAATGATTGCGGCGCGTTAAAAGCGGCGCATACTGGACTCTCCTTGTCGGATACGGAATCTTCCGTCGCCTCGCCCTTTACCAGCCGTGAGACCAACATTTCCTGCGTTCTGACGGTGATACGCGAGGGTCGTGCCGCGCTGGTAACATCCTTTGGCATCTTCAAATACATGGCAGGCTATTCGCTCACACAATTCATCTCGGTGATGCTCCTCTACAGCATCGAGTCCAATCTAACAGATTTCGAGTTCTTGTATATCGATCTCTTTATCATCTCATTATTCGCTTTCTTCTTTGGCCGCACCAAGGCTTACGAGGGCCCGTTGGTGAAAATGGCGCCGCTTAACAGCCTTATCAGCACGTCACCGATACTCAGTCTCATCACCCAGCTTTTGATCGTCGCGATCTTCCAGTACACGAGCTTCTGGCATCTACAGCAGATGCCATGGTTTATGCCATTCAACGTGACCGCAAGCGAGGACAAGGATGACGTAGGTTGTTTAGAGAATTATACGATCTTCATCGTCAGTTCCATGCAGTACATCATTCTGGCCGTGGCGTTCTCCAAAGGACCGCCGTACAGAAAGTCACTCTTCACCAACTATGGTCTACTCACTTCCTTCGTTTTCCTAAGTCTTTTCTCCATCTACCTTGCGGTGTGTCCCTTCACGTGGCTGGTCAATATATTTGAGCTCGTGCTGCCTGACGATGTGGGATTCCGCTTCATTCTGGTCGGTTACGGCGCGGCGAATTTTGTGATCGCGATACTAGTCGAGTATCTCTTCGTGGAGTACCTTGTGTTCGGCAAGCTGCGCTACCGTTGGCACGACGTAGATAAATCGCGGCGAAAGTTCCTGGCGATCGAGCGCGATATGGCGCGCGATCTCAAGTGGCCGCCGATCTCCCAGGAACCGCTACCGGAAACCGCGCCGAATGTACTGATCCGGCAGAACGTCACCGAGATCAAGATCGAAAAACGGATCACCGAGCCGTGCCTTCCCGCCGATACCAGCTTTATGAACAGCTCATCGCCGGTCTGCGCCAGCTTCAAGCATTTCGGCTCCGCCCGCGAGGTCACCCTCAATCCGCGATCCCTCTTCGACGACTGCCGGAACACGGTGTCGATGCAAACGGTACCGTGCTTCGAGGACAAGGACTCGTCGCCAAGGCAATTGAACGCGGAGCCAACCGTGAAACGAAGGCACAACTCGGAATCAGAGAACGGCATCAATCGTTACGAGAAGCCCTACATGAATCACAACACCAACCCCATCGCCACGCTTCCCAGAAACCCCAACACGACCCTTCAGCCACAGAAGCTGAGAGACTTCAAGGACGTCCTGGTGCATCAGAGCGACGATCGAGCGTCGACCAACACTCAAAGCGTGCTCGAGTTGGATATCCTGCCGTCCTGA
- the LOC126850791 gene encoding polyamine-transporting ATPase 13A3 isoform X1, whose product MPPTPSKLNLSFARNAYSVFGSRNATIANEREQREQKTELLEGTRANGLLHLKNGVDYVNPGEEDQMEIYGYRRSHVWTIIIWFLIIITGGLLRLVFHWVPHLMLQITHFKCPLEEAETVLLIERFQGKHTSYYVKKLRVLTAREVINKSFNEESLIDEVWDGSTITIKEEKETYPMLSVHLCGGQFKQVPSITTFNCKKLTYVWDPERSEFLKLRGLDTNVLVSTLHQAQGLDPQEQYMRRNVYGNNEIVIPVKSIFTLLCLEVLNPFYAFQLFSFCLWIADDYYYYAMVILVMSSAGIIMAVFQTRRNQQSLRSTVHSSDVATVMRDRTTGQTATVPAERLVPGDLLVIPSHGCLMPCDAVLLTGNCILNESMLTGESVPVTKTPVPSSNDVIYDTKEHARHTLFCGTRIIQTRYYGSEKVLAVVIRTGFNTSKGGLVRSIMYPPPVDFKFEQDSYKFVILLACIASFGVIYTIVTKAMRGVHSSHIALEALDLITIVVPPALPAAMTVGRLVAQRRLESKKIYCTSPRTINVSGSIDCICFDKTGTLTEDGLDMWGLVIVSDRKFQLPVKDIASLPLSEVLIGMVTCHGITIIDNQLVGDPLDLKMFESTGWTLEEPDVSDTSKFSMLFPTIVKPGKDSKLLKRLPSDLAGRLSRQNSMSSDVIDAISLNNDAGFGDSTTELAEQGLEVGIVRQFPFTSSLQRMSVITRTLGANHYDLYCKGSPEMIHSLSRPESIPPDFAAVLQEYTSEGYRVIAIAHKSLNRLPYAKVQRISREAAEVDLTFLALIIMENRLKPETSPVIAELNTACIKTVMVTGDNILTALSVARDCDMVKPNTPVIAVSMIQQNLLKPQIYFTKSDSQPPPVSPNGQADLSEMTDLNSVVSLETVESGSFGNTKLENDINYLSDEVQYSKNKYVFALTGKTWALIRQYYPELIPKVVTRGAIFARMSPDQKQQLVQELQSLGYYVAMVGDGANDCGALKAAHTGLSLSDTESSVASPFTSRETNISCVLTVIREGRAALVTSFGIFKYMAGYSLTQFISVMLLYSIESNLTDFEFLYIDLFIISLFAFFFGRTKAYEGPLVKMAPLNSLISTSPILSLITQLLIVAIFQYTSFWHLQQMPWFMPFNVTASEDKDDVGCLENYTIFIVSSMQYIILAVAFSKGPPYRKSLFTNYGLLTSFVFLSLFSIYLAVCPFTWLVNIFELVLPDDVGFRFILVGYGAANFVIAILVEYLFVEYLVFGKLRYRWHDVDKSRRKFLAIERDMARDLKWPPISQEPLPETAPNVLIRQNVTEIKIEKRITEPCLPADTSFMNSSSPVCASFKHFGSAREVTLNPRSLFDDCRNTVSMQTVPCFEDKDSSPRQLNAEPTVKRRHNSESENGINRYEKPYMNHNTNPIATLPRNPNTTLQPQKLRDFKDVLVHQSDDRASTNTQSVLELDILPS is encoded by the exons ATGCCGCCCACGCCGAGCAAGCTAAACCTGAGCTTCGCCAGAAATGCTTACAGCGTCTTTGGTAGTCGCAACGCGACTATTGCGAACGAGCGTGAGCAGCGTGAGCAAAAAACAGAATTGTTGGAGG GTACCAGGGCCAACGGTCttctacatttaaaaaatggcgTGGATTACGTCAATCCCGGCGAGGAAGACCAGATGGAAATTTATGG CTACAGACGGAGCCATGTATGGACCATTATTATCTGGTTCCTGATCATCATCACCGGAGGCCTTTTGagactcgtttttcattgggTGCCACATCTGATGCTTCAGATCACTCATTTCAAATGTCCCCTGGAGGAGGCGGAAACTGTTTTGTTGATTGAAAGATTTCAAGGGAAACACACGAgttattatgtgaaaaaattgcgAGTCTTGACCGCTCGGGAAGTTAT aaataaatcatttaatgaaGAATCTCTGATTGATGAAGTGTGGGATGGCAGTACAATTACGATCAAGGAAGAAAAGGAAACCTATCCGATGTTGTCCGTACATCTTTGTGGCGGTCAGTTTAAAC AGGTGCCATCCATCACCACTTTCAACTGTAAAAAGTTGACTTATGTCTGGGACCCAGAAAGATCCGAATTTTTGAAACTGCGCGGCCTCGACACCAACGTTTTGGTGTCCACATTACATCAAGCGCAAGGTCTTGATCCTCAGGAACAGTACATGAG GCGTAATGTCTACGGCAATAACGAGATTGTGATTCCCGTGAAGAGCATATTCACGCTACTCTGCCTCGAAGTGCTTAATCCGTTTTACGCCTTCCAACTGTTCAGCTTTTGTCTGTGGATCGCGGACGACTATTATTACTATGCCATGGTCATTCTCGTGATGTCAAGCGCCGGCATCATAATGGCAGTTTTCCAGACACGACGG AATCAGCAAAGTTTACGTTCGACGGTGCATTCGTCCGACGTCGCTACCGTCATGCGTGACCGCACGACGGGCCAAACGGCGACGGTGCCTGCCGAACGTTTAGTACCCGGTGACCTCCTGGTCATCCCCTCTCACGGATGCCTGATGCCATGCGATGCCGTCTTGCTAACAGGCAACTGTATTCTCAACGAGTCTATGTTGACAGGAGAATCCGTGCCCGTCACGAAGACACCAGTTCCTTCCTCCAACGATGTGATATACGATACCAAAGAACACGCCAGGCATACACTCTTCTGCGGAACCAGAATTATTCAAACAAGATATTATGGCAGCGAAAAA GTATTGGCGGTGGTTATCAGAACAGGTTTCAACACCAGCAAGGGCGGCCTGGTGCGGTCCATTATGTATCCTCCGCCCGTAGATTTCAAGTTCGAGCAGGACTCGTACAAGTTTGTGATATTGTTGGCGTGCATAGCTAGTTTCGGCGTTATTTATACTATTGTAACGAAAGCTATGAGAGGTGTTCATAGCAGCCACATCGCTCTGGAAGCGTTGGATCTCATCACCATCGTGGTGCCGCCGGCGTTGCCAGCTGCCATGACAGTCGGGCGTCTCGTGGCGCAACGTAGGTTGgaaagtaaaaagatatacTGCACGAGTCCGAGAACGATCAACGTATCCGGTTCCATCGATTGCATTTGCTTCGACAAAACTGGAACGTTGACCGAGGACGGTCTGGATATGTGGGGCTTGGTGATCGTTTCGGACAGAAAGTTCCAGTTGCCGGTTAAGGACATTGCTAGTCTGCCGTTGTCCGAGGTTCTTATCGGGATGGTTACGTGTCACGGAATCACCATAATCGATAACCAGCTGGTAGGAGACCCGCTCGATCTGAAAATGTTTGAATCCACCGGATGGACGCTGGAGGAGCCCGATGTATCCGACACATCCAAATTCTCCATGCTTTTCCCGACGATTGTCAAGCCGGGGAAGGACTCCAAGCTTCTCAAAAGATTGCCCAGCGATCTGGCCGGTAGACTCAGTCGACAAAACTCTATGTCTTCCGATGTAATTGACGCTATATCCCTTAATAACGACGCTGGATTCGGTGATTCCACGACTGAACTTGCCGAGCAAGGATTGGAGGTGGGCATCGTTCGGCAGTTTCCCTTCACATCGAGTCTTCAGAGAATGAGTGTAATTACGAGGACACTGGGCGCTAATCATTACGATCTTTATTGCAAGGGCAGTCCGGAGATGATCCATAGTCTCTCGAGACCAGAATCTA tacCTCCGGATTTTGCGGCTGTTTTGCAGGAGTACACATCCGAAGGTTATCGAGTGATTGCCATCGCGCACAAGTCTCTGAACCGTCTTCCGTATGCCAAGGTGCAACGTATAAGTCGCGAGGCCGCCGAAGTCGATTTAACTTTCCTGGCGCTTATAATTATGGAGAACCGACTAAAACCGGAAACCTCGCCGGTGATCGCCGAGCTGAATACTGCCTGTATCAAAACGGTAATGGTAACGGGCGACAATATATTGACCGCCCTTTCAGTAGCCAGGGATTGCGATATGGTGAAGCCGAATACGCCGGTTATCGCTGTCTCGATGATCCAGCAGAATCTGTTAAAGCCACAAATTTACTTCACGAAGAGCGACAGTCAACCACCACCGGTTTCGCCGAACGGCCAGGCCGATCTTAGCGAAATGACTGATTTAAACAGCGTGGTTAGCTTGGAAACCGTCGAGAGTGGCTCTTTTGGCAACACTAAGCTGGAGAATGATATAAACTATCTCTCGGACGA AGTACAATATTCTAAGAACAAGTACGTGTTTGCGTTGACGGGGAAAACTTGGGCTTTGATAAGGCAGTACTATCCGGAATTGATACCCAAGGTGGTCACACGTGGTGCCATATTCGCGAGAATGTCGCCTGATCAGAAACAACAACTGGTTCAGGAATTACAATCCTTAGGCTACTACGTTG CCATGGTCGGAGACGGAGCTAATGATTGCGGCGCGTTAAAAGCGGCGCATACTGGACTCTCCTTGTCGGATACGGAATCTTCCGTCGCCTCGCCCTTTACCAGCCGTGAGACCAACATTTCCTGCGTTCTGACGGTGATACGCGAGGGTCGTGCCGCGCTGGTAACATCCTTTGGCATCTTCAAATACATGGCAGGCTATTCGCTCACACAATTCATCTCGGTGATGCTCCTCTACAGCATCGAGTCCAATCTAACAGATTTCGAGTTCTTGTATATCGATCTCTTTATCATCTCATTATTCGCTTTCTTCTTTGGCCGCACCAAGGCTTACGAGGGCCCGTTGGTGAAAATGGCGCCGCTTAACAGCCTTATCAGCACGTCACCGATACTCAGTCTCATCACCCAGCTTTTGATCGTCGCGATCTTCCAGTACACGAGCTTCTGGCATCTACAGCAGATGCCATGGTTTATGCCATTCAACGTGACCGCAAGCGAGGACAAGGATGACGTAGGTTGTTTAGAGAATTATACGATCTTCATCGTCAGTTCCATGCAGTACATCATTCTGGCCGTGGCGTTCTCCAAAGGACCGCCGTACAGAAAGTCACTCTTCACCAACTATGGTCTACTCACTTCCTTCGTTTTCCTAAGTCTTTTCTCCATCTACCTTGCGGTGTGTCCCTTCACGTGGCTGGTCAATATATTTGAGCTCGTGCTGCCTGACGATGTGGGATTCCGCTTCATTCTGGTCGGTTACGGCGCGGCGAATTTTGTGATCGCGATACTAGTCGAGTATCTCTTCGTGGAGTACCTTGTGTTCGGCAAGCTGCGCTACCGTTGGCACGACGTAGATAAATCGCGGCGAAAGTTCCTGGCGATCGAGCGCGATATGGCGCGCGATCTCAAGTGGCCGCCGATCTCCCAGGAACCGCTACCGGAAACCGCGCCGAATGTACTGATCCGGCAGAACGTCACCGAGATCAAGATCGAAAAACGGATCACCGAGCCGTGCCTTCCCGCCGATACCAGCTTTATGAACAGCTCATCGCCGGTCTGCGCCAGCTTCAAGCATTTCGGCTCCGCCCGCGAGGTCACCCTCAATCCGCGATCCCTCTTCGACGACTGCCGGAACACGGTGTCGATGCAAACGGTACCGTGCTTCGAGGACAAGGACTCGTCGCCAAGGCAATTGAACGCGGAGCCAACCGTGAAACGAAGGCACAACTCGGAATCAGAGAACGGCATCAATCGTTACGAGAAGCCCTACATGAATCACAACACCAACCCCATCGCCACGCTTCCCAGAAACCCCAACACGACCCTTCAGCCACAGAAGCTGAGAGACTTCAAGGACGTCCTGGTGCATCAGAGCGACGATCGAGCGTCGACCAACACTCAAAGCGTGCTCGAGTTGGATATCCTGCCGTCCTGA